A DNA window from Arachis hypogaea cultivar Tifrunner chromosome 18, arahy.Tifrunner.gnm2.J5K5, whole genome shotgun sequence contains the following coding sequences:
- the LOC112772611 gene encoding uncharacterized protein isoform X1, with protein MSDKKVKAFPKVEDDDLYEWVDDDVKIRASLFFDRESFEGLNMSKMVRPGFHIELLPCNRTDRIFHRSKGFENFYMYSCVLEELSVKLPFTKFECNLLTQMNCAPSQVHPNGWAFIKCFQILMEFLEIKPDLELFFSLFQAKGVWKGLWINLNSTPGFSVFKLYKSSFKDFKEMFFKVKPVDEEFPFYLDEHLGEKFPLYWCCQPNHILGPELITPRNECIISFLMEMVDRGGLVSVSDLLPWEEDKASVVQYLGGRFPGVSASSMRARFKMKNFEGSSSNAEKVEGEVEVNQPAQKKKGIVFKKRKSEVINLEEGEKAVPLSELSNFTVKQEKLHSFEEEGDGSSVWDKKFPFNVLADEIVQSAPDVARIEEVGDVGIDQFMQVLGFRLVSIGRSQEKRHKMMLGNSLEITELKEQLKSKEIVLTELKEELSVSKEKLKLVKEDHERAVESLGKKVNELSTMSDQIIEVTAKLKHMESNHEAEILDAFAEGFERAVIQAKFLHPEEDFTALDPSKVVRDGQLVDDEEVVEEEGNNNLAD; from the exons ATGAGTGACAAAAAGGTGAAAGCTTTTCCTAAAGTAGAGGATGATGATTTGTATGAATGGGTAGATGATGATGTGAAGATAAGGGCTTCTCTGTTCTTTGACAGAGAGAGTTTCGAGGGTCTGAATATGTCTAAGATGGTCAGACCTGGTTTTCATATTGAGTTGTTGCCATGCAACCGTACGGATCGAATTTTTCATAGAAGTAAAGGTTTTGAAAACTTTTATATGTATAGCTGTGTGCTTGAGGAATTATCTGTAAAACTTCCTTTTACTAAGTTTGAATGCAATTTGTTAACCCAAATGAATTGCGCACCTTCTCAAGTTCATCCTAACGGATGGGCGTTCATTAAATGTTTTCAAATCCTAATGGAGTTTTTGGAGATTAAACCTGATTTGGAACTTTTTTTCTCCCTGTTTCAAGCAAAGGGTGTATGGAAAGGTCTCTGGATTAACTTGAATAGTACTCCTGGATTTTCTGTTTTCAAACTATATAAATCTTCTTTCAAAGATTTTAAGGAAATGTTCTTCAAGGTAAAGCCAGTAGATGAAGAATTTCCATTCTATTTAGATGAACATCTTGGGGAGAAGTTTCCCCTGTACTGGTGTTGTCAACCCAATCATATCCTAGGGCCTGAACTAATAACACCTCGGAATGAATGTATTATAAGTTTTTTGATGGAAATGGTTGACCGAGGTGGTTTAGTATCGGTGTCGGATTTGCTTCCTTGGGAAGAGGATAAAGCATCTGTTGTGCAATACCTTG GCGGGAGGTTTCCTGGAGTTTCGGCTTCGAGCATGAGGGCCCggtttaaaatgaaaaattttgaaggGTCTTCTTCAAACGCCGAGAAGGTAGAGGGTGAGGTTGAGGTTAACCAACCGGCACAGAAGAAAAAGGGTATTGTTTttaagaagagaaaatctgaggTGATTAATCTGGAGGAAGGGGAAAAAGCGGTACCGTTGAGTGAGTTATCGAATTTTACTGTTAAACAAGAAAAGCTGCATTCTTTCGAAGAAGAGGGTGATGGCTCGTCTGTGTGGGATAAAAAGTTCCCTTTCAATGTCTTGGCGGATGAGATTGTTCAATCTGCTCCCGACGTTGCTCGCATTGAGGAAGTTGGGGATGTTGGGATAGATCAATTCATGCAG GTTCTAGGTTTTCGACTAGTTAGCATCGGGCGAAGTCAGGAAAAAAGGCATAAGATGATGCTGGGTAATAGTTTAGAGATAACTGAGCTGAAGGAGCAATTGAAGTCAAAGGAAATTGTTCTTACCGAGCTTAAAGAGGAGCTGTCAGTGTCAAAAGAAAAGCTGAAACTTGTGAAAGAGGATCATGAAAGGGCAGTAGAGTCTCTAGGAAAAAAGGTAAATGAACTGTCTACAATGAGCGACCAGATTATTGAGGTTACAGCAAAATTGAAACATATGGAGTCTAATCATGAAGCTGAGATCCTTGATGCTTTTGCCGAGGGTTTTGAACGTGCCGTTATTCAAGCGAAGTTCTTACATCCTGAAGAGGATTTTACCGCTTTGGATCCGAGCAAGGTGGTTCGGGATGGTCAGTTGGTTGATGATGAAGAAGTTGTGGAGGAAGAGGGTAATAATAATTTAGCCGATTAA
- the LOC112772611 gene encoding uncharacterized protein isoform X2 gives MSRRGGRFPGVSASSMRARFKMKNFEGSSSNAEKVEGEVEVNQPAQKKKGIVFKKRKSEVINLEEGEKAVPLSELSNFTVKQEKLHSFEEEGDGSSVWDKKFPFNVLADEIVQSAPDVARIEEVGDVGIDQFMQVLGFRLVSIGRSQEKRHKMMLGNSLEITELKEQLKSKEIVLTELKEELSVSKEKLKLVKEDHERAVESLGKKVNELSTMSDQIIEVTAKLKHMESNHEAEILDAFAEGFERAVIQAKFLHPEEDFTALDPSKVVRDGQLVDDEEVVEEEGNNNLAD, from the exons ATGAGTAGAAGAG GCGGGAGGTTTCCTGGAGTTTCGGCTTCGAGCATGAGGGCCCggtttaaaatgaaaaattttgaaggGTCTTCTTCAAACGCCGAGAAGGTAGAGGGTGAGGTTGAGGTTAACCAACCGGCACAGAAGAAAAAGGGTATTGTTTttaagaagagaaaatctgaggTGATTAATCTGGAGGAAGGGGAAAAAGCGGTACCGTTGAGTGAGTTATCGAATTTTACTGTTAAACAAGAAAAGCTGCATTCTTTCGAAGAAGAGGGTGATGGCTCGTCTGTGTGGGATAAAAAGTTCCCTTTCAATGTCTTGGCGGATGAGATTGTTCAATCTGCTCCCGACGTTGCTCGCATTGAGGAAGTTGGGGATGTTGGGATAGATCAATTCATGCAG GTTCTAGGTTTTCGACTAGTTAGCATCGGGCGAAGTCAGGAAAAAAGGCATAAGATGATGCTGGGTAATAGTTTAGAGATAACTGAGCTGAAGGAGCAATTGAAGTCAAAGGAAATTGTTCTTACCGAGCTTAAAGAGGAGCTGTCAGTGTCAAAAGAAAAGCTGAAACTTGTGAAAGAGGATCATGAAAGGGCAGTAGAGTCTCTAGGAAAAAAGGTAAATGAACTGTCTACAATGAGCGACCAGATTATTGAGGTTACAGCAAAATTGAAACATATGGAGTCTAATCATGAAGCTGAGATCCTTGATGCTTTTGCCGAGGGTTTTGAACGTGCCGTTATTCAAGCGAAGTTCTTACATCCTGAAGAGGATTTTACCGCTTTGGATCCGAGCAAGGTGGTTCGGGATGGTCAGTTGGTTGATGATGAAGAAGTTGTGGAGGAAGAGGGTAATAATAATTTAGCCGATTAA
- the LOC112771677 gene encoding protein FRIGIDA: MASPLTVKEEQHKHLQYDSPTATTTAITVKCEPQDLPNNASLTPPPETERAAETIAKSVNDLNSFSVAIQAFKARYDELQNHLNFIDKALDARSKELESLPSSNGVVPSEPPQAETLEGTEDEVLSLCQTMCSRGLRRYVISHISEPNLLREKVPAAIRNAPKPAKIVLECIGRFFLQGSKAYMKKDSNMVRAREASVLVLEYYLLSGCVGSESNVVENSVKEEANNGAVAWRKRLIVEGGVAKASEADAKGLILFIACFGIPAVFRNEDLSNLLRLSNAREISHLLRQSQTLLKRVSEIADGIMKKGSVVEAVDLAYTFGFEEKYSPQTALTSFLQKSEEAWKKTKNGSHDIPRLLKEANVKYLAALKSVVSCLEGHKIGLNEFLPGWELKDKISNLEKDISEIKKRIEGKAVAPKRKVDKSNPSKKVKPPEAKRPKFAPKDPSIASPSVAALQEHRIARHLDANSSYDVPLTAHLLDGRSYGYSNNYPATSSLQLGSVSGSLPESYLGGAVASGVNMVGGAIASSAMSAGITATTSSYSGYQGDARLDNVGNNHLYRWRGVGEGVSSDDWSLVQRYAGQPTSAQASADGFAGMPDYRSVAAASCGGGSDLYSFADAVFEL, translated from the exons ATGGCGTCCCCTTTAACCGTTAAGGAAGAACAACATAAACACCTTCAATACGATTCCCCGACAGCAACAACAACCGCAATAACCGTCAAATGCGAGCCCCAAGACCTCCCTAACAACGCTTCCCTTACTCCGCCGCCGGAAACTGAACGCGCCGCCGAAACAATAGCTAAATCGGTGAACGACCTCAACAGCTTCTCCGTCGCGATACAAGCCTTCAAGGCAAGGTACGATGAGCTCCAGAACCACCTCAACTTCATCGACAAAGCCCTCGACGCTAGGTCGAAGGAGCTCGAATCGCTACCGTCTTCAAACGGCGTCGTTCCGTCGGAGCCGCCGCAGGCCGAAACCCTAGAAGGCACCGAGGACGAGGTTCTATCACTCTGCCAAACAATGTGCAGCCGCGGGTTGCGGAGGTACGTGATTTCGCACATCTCTGAACCCAATTTGCTCCGGGAGAAGGTTCCGGCGGCAATCCGGAACGCTCCGAAGCCTGCGAAGATCGTGCTCGAGTGCATAGGGAGGTTCTTCCTTCAGGGAAGCAAGGCGTATATGAAGAAGGACTCAAACATGGTTCGGGCGAGGGAGGCATCGGTGCTGGTTCTGGAGTATTATCTTCTCTCTGGCTGCGTTGGTAGTGAGAGCAATGTGGTGGAGAATTCGGTGAAGGAAGAGGCGAACAATGGCGCCGTTGCGTGGAGGAAGAGGTTGATTGTGGAAGGTGGTGTGGCGAAGGCTTCTGAGGCTGATGCAAAGGGTTTGATTCTTTTTATTGCTTGTTTTGGGATTCCGGCTGTTTTCCGAAACGAGGACTTGTCGAATTTGCTGAGGTTGAGCAATGCCAGAGAGATTTCACATTTGCTTCGCCAATCTCAGACCCTTCTTAAGAGGGTTTCAG AAATTGCCGATGGAATAATGAAAAAAGGCTCCGTTGTTGAAGCAGTTGACTTGGCTTATACCTTTGGGTTTGAAGAGAAATATTCTCCTCAGACAGCACTTACATCATTTCTACAGAAATCTGAAGAAGCTTGGAAGAAAACCAAGAATGGGTCACACGATATTCCTAGATTGCTG AAGGAAGCAAATGTAAAATATTTAGCTGCTTTGAAATCTGTAGTTAGCTGTTTGGAAGGTCATAAGATCGGCTTGAATGAATTCCTTCCTGGGTGGGAACTTAAGGATAAGATTAGCAACTTGGAAAAAGATATTAGTGAAATCAAGAAAAGAATTGAAGGGAAGGCCGTAGCGCCCAAGAGAAAAGTGGATAAAAGTAATCCCTCAAAGAAAGTGAAGCCTCCAGAGGCTAAACGACCAAAGTTTGCTCCAAAGGATCCGTCTATCGCATCACCTTCAGTTGCTGCCTTGCAAGAGCATAGGATTGCTAGGCATCTGGATGCCAACAGCTCATATGATGTTCCACTCACAGCACATTTGCTGGATGGGAGATCCTATGGCTACTCAAACAATTATCCTGCCACATCCTCGCTGCAACTTGGATCTGTTTCAGGATCCTTGCCAGAAAGCTATCTTGGTGGTGCAGTGGCGAGCGGAGTTAATATGGTTGGAGGAGCCATAGCTAGCTCTGCTATGTCAGCCGGAATCACTGCCACAACTAGTTCATATTCTGGCTATCAAGGAGATGCGAGATTAGACAATGTTGGGAACAATCATCTTTATAGATGGCGTGGAGTAGGGGAAGGCGTATCTTCTGATGACTGGTCACTGGTGCAGCGTTATGCTGGACAACCTACATCGGCACAAGCAAGTGCAGATGGTTTTGCAGGCATGCCTGATTATCGCTCAGTTGCTGCTGCTAGCTGCGGTGGAGGTTCTGATTTGTATAGCTTTGCCGATGCAGTTTTTGAATTGTAG